The proteins below are encoded in one region of Pongo pygmaeus isolate AG05252 chromosome 20, NHGRI_mPonPyg2-v2.0_pri, whole genome shotgun sequence:
- the CCNP gene encoding cyclin-P isoform X2 — translation MLSPAASLDAEPSSAPVPDGFPAGPSVSPRRLARPPGLEEALSALGLQGEREYAGDIFAEVMVCRVLTRRALPRAVTPEMRALVVDWLIQVHEYLGLAGDTLYLAVHLLDSYLSAGRVRLHRLQLLGVACLFVACKMEECVLPEPAFLCLLSADSFSRAELLRAERRILSRLDFRLHHPGPLLCLGLLAALAGSSPQVMLLATYFLELSLLEAEAAGWEPGRRAAAALSLAHRLLDGGGSRPQPELYSRSL, via the exons ATGCTG AGTCCCGCTGCCTCCCTCGATGCAGAGCCTTCGAGCGCCCCAGTCCCCGACGGTTTCCCCGCGGGCCCCAGTGTCTCCCCAAGACGCCTGGCGAGGCCGCCGGGGCTGGAGGAGGCGCTGAGCGCGCTGGGGCTGCAGGGAGAACGCGAGTACGCCGGGGACATCTTCGCCGAAGTCATG GTGTGCCGCGTGCTGACCCGGAGAGCCCTGCCCCGCGCTGTGACCCCGGAGATGCGCGCCCTGGTGGTAGACTGGCTGATCCAGGTGCAC GAGTACCTGGGTCTGGCTGGTGACACACTTTATCTGGCGGTGCACCTGCTTGATTCCTACCTGAGCGCTGGCCGCGTGCGCTTACATCGCCTGCAGCTGCTGGGCGTGGCCTGCCTGTTTGTGGCGTGCAAAATGGAAGAGTGCGTGCTTCCCGAG CCcgccttcctctgcctcctgagcgcGGACTCCTTCTCGCGGGCGGAGCTGCTGCGCGCCGAGCGCCGCATTCTGAGCCGCCTCGATTTCCGGCTGCACCACCCGGGCCCGCTGCTGTGCCTCGGGCTGCTGGCGGCGCTGGCAGGGAGCAGCCCCCAG GTGATGCTACTTGCCACCTACTTCCTGGAGCTGTCTTTgctggaggccgaggcggcgggATGGGAGCCGGGTCGTCGCGCGGCTGCGGCTCTCAGCCTGGCGCATCGCTTGCTCGACGGGGGGGGCTCCAGGCCCCAGCCGGAACTTTACAG CCGCTCCCTGTAG
- the CCNP gene encoding cyclin-P isoform X1 yields the protein MLSPAASLDAEPSSAPVPDGFPAGPSVSPRRLARPPGLEEALSALGLQGEREYAGDIFAEVMVCRVLTRRALPRAVTPEMRALVVDWLIQVHEYLGLAGDTLYLAVHLLDSYLSAGRVRLHRLQLLGVACLFVACKMEECVLPEPAFLCLLSADSFSRAELLRAERRILSRLDFRLHHPGPLLCLGLLAALAGSSPQVMLLATYFLELSLLEAEAAGWEPGRRAAAALSLAHRLLDGGGSRPQPELYSPEELGTLEPCMARAALQGPAPGRAAVFLKYARPQRQGTSLAAACLLRRLQSEPP from the exons ATGCTG AGTCCCGCTGCCTCCCTCGATGCAGAGCCTTCGAGCGCCCCAGTCCCCGACGGTTTCCCCGCGGGCCCCAGTGTCTCCCCAAGACGCCTGGCGAGGCCGCCGGGGCTGGAGGAGGCGCTGAGCGCGCTGGGGCTGCAGGGAGAACGCGAGTACGCCGGGGACATCTTCGCCGAAGTCATG GTGTGCCGCGTGCTGACCCGGAGAGCCCTGCCCCGCGCTGTGACCCCGGAGATGCGCGCCCTGGTGGTAGACTGGCTGATCCAGGTGCAC GAGTACCTGGGTCTGGCTGGTGACACACTTTATCTGGCGGTGCACCTGCTTGATTCCTACCTGAGCGCTGGCCGCGTGCGCTTACATCGCCTGCAGCTGCTGGGCGTGGCCTGCCTGTTTGTGGCGTGCAAAATGGAAGAGTGCGTGCTTCCCGAG CCcgccttcctctgcctcctgagcgcGGACTCCTTCTCGCGGGCGGAGCTGCTGCGCGCCGAGCGCCGCATTCTGAGCCGCCTCGATTTCCGGCTGCACCACCCGGGCCCGCTGCTGTGCCTCGGGCTGCTGGCGGCGCTGGCAGGGAGCAGCCCCCAG GTGATGCTACTTGCCACCTACTTCCTGGAGCTGTCTTTgctggaggccgaggcggcgggATGGGAGCCGGGTCGTCGCGCGGCTGCGGCTCTCAGCCTGGCGCATCGCTTGCTCGACGGGGGGGGCTCCAGGCCCCAGCCGGAACTTTACAG CCCCGAGGAACTGGGCACCCTCGAGCCGTGCATGGCCCGCGCTGCGCTCCAAGGTCCCGCGCCGGGTCGCGCCGCAGTCTTCCTCAAGTACGCGCGGCCC